The genomic stretch GGCTGTGAAAGTTCTTAGAGCACATACTTTTATAGGAAGCTTTATTTTTCAATTGGGAAAATATTGTTCTGGGAATAAAATGGCTACAACTGCATTCTCTGAGGCAGCCAAAGACCACCTCCTCTGTGTGCTGAAGTGATTACAAAGAAACCAGTTTGGGGTGTGCATGTTACCAGGTTGCCCTATTACACTCCTTTTCTATTTaccttctcaaaatatttttcctagtgTGGCCAGAAAAATCTATAGATGTTTAAATGCCTAAAAGCATTTTCCTCTGTTCACAATAGCTTTATTCCTGGGCTGAAATAAAATGGTTTCAATCAGAATCTCTTAGCACCTAATAGTGAATACAGATAGAGCCTATCCAATCAGAGCAGAAAACCACAAGACTGAGGAAAGTCAaagattttcaaaacatattgAAAGAGCTAAAAATGCATTTACCTGGGCAATTATGTCTATAATTTCTGAATAACTATGGCATCTTCTTACACAAGATCGAGCCAAAAAGTCTTCCACCAGCCGTGTTCCAATGCCATATCCCCTGTGATGAAGGAAAGGGTGTGGTctgtaaataatatttgaataatgaaCTCTATCAATGTTTAGGGATGGAGTCCTCTATTTAGCATTTGCATGGATAACAAAGCAAATCTGACAAGTCCAATGGCTATTGGCAGAGAGCAATTGTCCGGGAAATATTAACTAGTTTCCTATGAGCAGAGAAGCCTGAAAAGGAAAGGTTGGCCCAAATTTGACAATGTAAAGTTAGAGGAGGTTGGTGTTTGTAGCCTAATATCTCTTACTGGCAAAGAACTTTCTCATCAGTGGCTGTTGATGGAAACAGAATGAGCATCTAGCTAACTTGGCTGCTATAGATGTGGTACATGGCTGCTCATTCTTCTCTTAGCATAGTTATCATGGTAAGAAGACAGGCATGTCCAGGATGAGcaccagaaggagaggaagaagggaaaagaaaaatctatttttattgccTGTGTAGTTTTCTGCAGTTAGAACTTTGAAGTTTAacgaaaaggaaaaaaaagcaacatccaaaaattcatttttcattctagGGAAACTGAATCTATGGGACTTGGGGGAAAGTATTTGTATGACGGGCTAGCTCCACCCTACTACAAATGGATTCAGTAGTACCTGAAGCACAATGTTGAGAACATCTTATTGAGATGTCATAATGCGGCTGAGATGGCTGAGCAGACACTTGTGGCAAGACAGACCTAAGAACTTTCAATCTAGTTGAGCAAATATGACCTTAATgttggaaataaaaaggaataagacTGCTTTTGCTAAACAACTGGCACaaaatttgtcttttaacttCACAACCACATGTACATAGACAAGTGAAATGATTTGAACGGAGCAATAGAAGGCCCACCAAGATAAAGTCACCACAGTGTGTAAAGGGAATGTTTCATAGGGTAGAGCCTCAACTAGGCTAAATCTCACCTTCAACCTTTCTAACTAAATCTTCTATTAATACAGGCTCTCTAGTCATTGCCCTGTTAGAGTCCTTTTCAGGATCCATAATTAAGAGGTTTAAAAAATGTTGacagatattttattattgagcAATAATCTGATGATCATATAATTACTCTGAGAAAATTAAAGGCTGAATTTATGCAGAAGTATACAAGGAGAATGGACTTTAAAAGGAAGGAGTGCATTTCtccctttaatatatttttaagtaaagcaTAGCAATGGTAAAAGTGTTCAAACAATAAAAACACTACATAGGAAAAAGTGAATCTCTCTTCTATGTATAATCCTGTCTCCAAGTTCTCTCAGGCAACTGCCATTAGCATTCTTTTTGCATATCCTTACACAGATAATCTGTATTATATAAGCACATATTTGTATTAGAAGGGGttatattagaacaaaagacttCTGAAAAGAATCAGTTTGATGATCCATCACATTGTTGAAAGAACAGTCTGTTTTATCATACTTTTGCTTATAATTGACTAGCAAAGAAATGATTTCTCCCTAAAAAGAATATATTCCATGCTtggttttcatagaaaaaaaaagtttcctttctcTTACTTTATACTTTATGACAACCCAAATGGCATTTGTCAGAAATTATGTTCAGCTTTAAAATGTGGTTCATTGAAATAATAGAAGAGCTCATGAAGTGGAGCAAGCAAACTCATTAGAAGCAGACAAAATTCAGAGGATGTGAGGAAACAATATACATTCCATGAGAATAAAAGACTTCTACTTACATTTTATCTAGATATTTATTCACATCTTCGTCTTTTTCATAATCTTTGCACAGTTGGGCAACCAGTGCTCCATAGGTGAGGACAAAGAGATCTTTGTTCTAGAGAAAAAAGGGTTGGTTTTACTTTACAGGTAAAGCTATGGACAATAtgctactctatttttttaaacaaattttccAATTAGAAGAAGTCTTGGAGATCATCTTCATATTTTTTCCACCCTCCTAATTATTGCAATAATTTTGACTTTTGAGAAAAAGTTGTACCCATATTTGGATCCATTGCTGATGAGAAAAAACactgtgaaatgaaataaatttcttaacAGGAGAAATCTTTGTATGCATTTGCTATATTATATAGCTTGCAAGGTATTTTCACagagcaagtttttaaaaaaggaataattgccaacataaatttctgttgttctagaATGGCCTTTGGTATTGGCTGACCATGTTTTCAGTTGGAAGAAATAATTGGTTGAGACTTCTCATGAGTCTGCACAATCCCTAATGGGTTCCACATCTGCCAAGGAGGCCAGCAGGATGAAAACCCAGCTGTAGCAGCAAATTTGTGAGGTGTTGTTTTCTTCATACTTAGTGAAAAAAGGAGAATTTGTACTTTCCTTATAGATCTCCAAAATATGGCCTATTTTCAGAGTGAACTAAATATGAAAACTACGACTAAGAATAATTTATGTTTGGTTTAGCATTGAGAGGTTGAAAATAATGGGAAACAGAACACACAAAGCTCGACCAATCCACTTGACAAAGTCTCTCTATTTTGCTTCTGCTATTGAATACTATCTAAGTAAGGGCCGGAGATATTAGGGATAATTTATTCCAATGCTGTCAGTCCCACAGAGGAGGGAATGAGGCCTCAGGAGGAATGAGTGACTTGTCCAACTAGCCATCAACTGGCAGAGCCAGGGTGGAACCTGAGACTGCAGGCTTCACTCTGACATAGCAATTATCTCTGAGATGCACAAAAGAAGGCCTATTTGAAATAGAGGtaggtgggagagggagggagggaagggatccactgtttaaaataatcttattctGTGCATAGCATAATCTTGTGTTTACATGAAAAGGTAAATGTGGATTCCAGTTAGAAGAGGTGTCTATACCTCTAGACTCAGGTGTCTTGGGTAGCCTAACATGGAGGGTAAGATAAGAcctgataagattttttttttttaaggcacaagCCTCAGAAATGGCTAACcaaaccaataaaaatttttttcaacaaaatgttatataattttgATCCAAATACTTCCAAAATTTGTCCAATACCACAAGAATCCACTTCCATATACGTGGGTTTATGTCATAacaaatatgtttctttaatcAGATAGAATGTTTGTAATAACTAAATAAGTTTTAAATGGATAGAatctaaataattataaaaattaagtccATATGTGGATATAATTTacactgaaaatataaatcaaaatgtcATAAGTGTGCGTAGAATGTACATTATATACACTAATTGACATTACATCAAGGACTAATCTATATGAATCAGGTATAGGAAAATAATAAGTACATTAATATTTctactagaaaagaagaaatgtaaagcaagtgattttaacataaatattgttaaatcACTAAAGAGTCACAATGTATTCAATTTTAATTCTGTTCTTATTTAACTTGAAAAACTTGATCATACACTATAAGAAATGTCTGTAAATTATACATGAAGTATCTTCTCAACAAATAAGGAGCCACCACGGAAGACAAATTATGCTATGTGGTTAAGACCACagcataaaaataagcaaaggtgaaggagagacagagagaataatGTGGTTGTTGCCACTagcaagaaaaatagaagaatttgACCAAGAGGTAACAGGAAATGAAATTACACCCTACTCATATGCCAGAGCCTCAACATTGTGCCCATTTATAATATAACCAAACTGAAATCAtggcattttcttcttcctctttctcgcTTATTCTGATGGGTGAGTAGTCACTACAGTTGACTCGTAGCTGAATTTTAAGTTCAACACCCATGAGGCCCATTTTCCATTCTGCATCCTAGTAAAAGGTGATTCCTTAAACTACATGTCCAGTAGGTCTCAAATCCATACTACTGGTCACAGAAAATGTCAACATAAAATTTGACATAgttcataaaacaataaaaagtcattttcacatataaaaaacAGAACACCATTAATTATTTGAGGTTTTGGATATATTAGGATAAAAGTGTGTTTTAACTGACACATAAATGAAGTGATTTAGGTACAATATCTCAACTCTACAAAATCTTTTAGTATTTCAGAGCCTCACATAAAAATAAGTCAAGATCCCAGAATACCAGAGGGGGTATCTACAAGCATTCCCATTTGGGATGTGCCAGTTAATCATACAACTCTAAGTACCCATAACTGAAATTACCTAATTTTATTCAATGCTCATCAGtttccttaaataattaaaagagctttaatttaatgataaattttcACATCTGCAATTTCTAATGagaggattataaaagaatatttatccaAAACTAATCTGCAAACaattaagttttgaaaataaCTCTGAGCTTGGAATATACAGAAAGGTTAATAGCACATATCAAATTATAGTAATAGATACTTACATTTGAGACaaggaaatatatttctaaaggCAATCTTTTAATGCTGAGGTTTTTTTGCTGATTTATTCCCCTTAATTTAACACACaatcactattttatatatatttcacatacatTTCATTTCCTAGTTCTGAagtaagaaatacaaagaattgcttcatctttttatattttctatcagaCACAAAAGATAAATTTGACCCTTTATAGAGCTAATTAGTCacaaaagaaaaccctaaaatatGTATAAAGGATCAATTATTTTGTCACAGTGTGTTAGAGATCATTGTACTGTTCCCAGAGGTGTCTTTTATGATCCACTCTACTAAACACACCTTTGctccactgaaaaaaaaagtctatgtatAAGTGtcaccatttaaaataaatcagaaatcattcaagaaaacattttccttgaaGTAGAAGAAAACCTTCtttgagaatatatttataaaaagaccTTACGATTTTATGGTATTCTGGTCTTCTGTGTGCAGGGCGAGACATAGTGCTTGATAGATGGAGAATGTGATCTTCGATTTCTTTTCACTGGTTTTTACCTTAGAGGCATATCAATCTCTGTCCTTCCGTTTTTTGCAAGTTCCTTCTTGCTTTGAGACGAGTGCTACTTCTGCACCCTACTGCTGTTGCTCCTGGCTGGGCTGTAGAGGAAAACAATCATGAGCAGGACTGTCTTATAGGCACGTTTCTTGCCACGGATCAAATATTGCTTCACTGGTGAGAACAAGTTGTAATCTAGAGGCATAAAAGCTGATAGTGGGAAGTCAGATAAGAAGCACCAGCTACTGAAAATTCTTTAGCCCAAGGGATATAAGAGTGGTGTTTTGCTCTCATGCCAAGGCATTGTTCTAAAATCACAAACAGAAACCTTCACAATCCAAGACAGATCTCACTGTTAGCATTATTCAGTCTTTGTATTGATTGTTGTGTGAATTCGAGACAGGATCAGCAATCTGTAGGTACTACCCCTTGGGTTCAAACCTAATCAACAACTCTAATAGGTATCGCACACCCCCATCTTTCATGATTaccaaattcaaatatatttggtACTTTTGTTTTCATAAGCAGCAGTTTTAAGGAATGATGGATTTGGGGGTATTAGTATTTTTTGTCGTGAAACTGTTGCTCTAAATGAGTGTTCTACAGTTGAATAATGTATAATGATTTTGGCAGAGAAAGCAAGCCCTCAGCTTTCTTTTGTAGTCCCTGAGATATTAGCTCCTGAAGCCTCTCTTTATTTAAGTAGGAGTAtacatatttaaagttaaaacGAGAAACTCCCTCATCTTGACAGCTGCAGGGTGTGGAGGATCAAAACTGTTCCAGAAACAGAAGCCTAAAACTCAATTTAAAGAAAGTAGTTTCCTACTTCTTAACATCTGAGTCAATGAGCCCTGTATGTTCTCGAAAATTCTTGCTATAAAGTATAGCAAGTATAAAGTATATAGTATAAAGACAGACTACTCACTACTTTGAAAGAGTGTGGTGGAGTTGAAAGAGCCTAGGAGAATTTGGAAGTCTCAGGCTGAGCTGCAGTTCTACCATTTACTGGCTGAGTGACTTTGGACAAGCTATTTTATTGCTCTATGGCTCAGTTTCCACATTTGCAAAAAGGCAATAATAATATCCACCTCACAGAATAATTGTGAGTATCAAAGAGATAATGTGTGCTATAAAACACATTATAATGCACCATAGAAACACTAATTACTGTAGTTTTTTCTCGTGTGTATATTGAATGGGGTTCCACAATATTTAGGGTATTCCTATTAATGCCTGTATTCCATGACTATTCCCAGGAAAAGTCAGTTTTGCTGGGTGGTGGTGTAGGGGGGCGAAGGGTGCTTTTTGGTGGTGGATTAACACCACCTTATATTTATGTAAAGCTTACAATTTAAAACATGGTTTTCACTTTATCTCCCTCTAATTCAATTACCATCTGTAATTGATTGCCATGTCCTAGGATAAGAATCTAAAAGTCACGTTAAGAAATTTGTTCAAAGCCGCTGGAGAGTTGGCAACAAGGAAGGATTTAGGCTCAAGTTTCTGACTccaaatcaaacatttttttctactgtacACACTCTTATGTTAGAGCAAAATAATTTAGAGGTGGACTCACAATGGCTACGAAGGCTTGGTGAGAGCACGCTGCTGAGCCTAGTGTGGGGGCAGTGCTGAGTCCTGAGAAAAACAGCACAGGCCTGTGTGCTTGGTGCGTGGAGAGTGGTGGTCCAGGAATCCGTTTCACTGAACTCTAATGACTGTGGTGTGGAAACATCACGGCCACCTTGAGGATTCAGGACATCGTGGGCACATTGGGACAAGCCAGCTCTTCCTCTGGACTGCCAGgccttcccctctctcctgccctttcACCCAGGACCATGAGGCTTGAGGAAGGAGTCCCTGCCTGGCGTTCCTGCACGAGAGGCACAGCCTGCACGAACACAGCTGCAGCCGGTGGTGCTGGGACACTGGATTGTGTCCCAGAATCTGAAACCCACCAACCTTCAGTGGCCTTTATGATCTAAGGCAGGCTGGTGTGCCCcaggctctttcttttcttcacgTTCTTCCCTTAAATAGAAGAAAGTACAAAGGGTATGTTTCAAACAGGTAGCTGGTAGATAATTTCTGTCTTGGCAGTGAACTGGGAAGaagaatcatttcaaaataatgcaGAGGAGGagcttttcctcttttattaagAGTTCTTTTGGTAGCCTAGGACAGACTTGGAGCCAGGGTTGGGAGAATGATGCAATGGTCGATGGCATCATAGGGCACTGCAAACCGACCAGCCCAAGGAAGCGATGAACTGAGCCAGTCCCCGAGAGTGGTCCCTTGGGAGGTACCTGGGCAGCTGAGTAGACTGCGGAGGTGCTGACAGAGGGGAACCCCTACTGATCC from Canis lupus dingo isolate Sandy chromosome 1, ASM325472v2, whole genome shotgun sequence encodes the following:
- the TRAPPC3L gene encoding trafficking protein particle complex subunit 3-like protein isoform X2, with translation MSRPAHRRPEYHKINKDLFVLTYGALVAQLCKDYEKDEDVNKYLDKMGYGIGTRLVEDFLARSCVRRCHSYSEIIDIIAQLGLLQNLDLQVSGLLVVTGFCQGEHYQRQGRKFHKSGFISATCFGFTKAGFKGRRVRLHLSIGAIELYYHGWVLLK